One segment of Mus caroli chromosome 6, CAROLI_EIJ_v1.1, whole genome shotgun sequence DNA contains the following:
- the Dctn1 gene encoding dynactin subunit 1 isoform X3 produces MAQSKRHMSSRTPSGSRMSTEASARPLRVGSRVEVIGKGHRGTVAYVGATLFATGKWVGVILDEAKGKNDGTVQGRKYFTCDEGHGIFVRQSQIQVFEDGADTTSPETPDSSASKVLKREGADAAAKTSKLAPTARKTTTRRPKPTRPASTGVAGPSSSLGPSGSASAGELSSSEPSTPAQTPLAAPIIPTPALTSPGAAPPLPSPSKEEEGLRAQVRDLEEKLETLRLKRSEDKAKLKELEKHKIQLEQVQEWKSKMQEQQADLQRRLKEARKEAKEALEAKERYMEEMADTADAIEMATLDKEMAEERAESLQQEVEALKERVDELTTDLEILKAEIEEKGSDGAASSYQLKQLEEQNARLKDALVRMRDLSSSEKQEHVKLQKLMEKKNQELEVVRQQRERLQEELSQAESTIDELKEQVDAALGAEEMVEMLTDRNLNLEEKVRELRETVGDLEAMNEMNDELQENARETELELREQLDMAGARVREAQKRVEAAQETVADYQQTIKKYRQLTAHLQDVNRELTNQQEASVERQQQPPPETFDFKIKFAETKAHAKAIEMELRQMEVAQANRHMSLLTAFMPDSFLRPGGDHDCVLVLLLMPRLICKAELIRKQAQEKFDLSENCSERPGLRGAAGEQLSFAAGLVYSLSLLQATLHRYEHALSQCSVDVYKKVGSLYPEMSAHERSLDFLIELLHKDQLDETVNVEPLTKAIKYYQHLYSIHLAEQPEDSTMQLADHIKFTQSALDCMGVEVGRLRAFLQGGQEATDIALLLRDLETSCSDIRQFCKKIRRRMPGTDAPGIPAALAFGSQVSDTLLDCRKHLTWVVAVLQEVAAAAAQLIAPLAENEGLPVAALEELAFKASEQIYGSPSSSPYECLRQSCTILISTMNKLATAMQEGEYDAERPPSKPPPVELRAAALRAEITDAEGLGLKLEDRETVIKELKKSLKIKGEELSEANVRLSLLEKKLDSAAKDADERIEKVQTRLEETQTLLRKKEKDFEETMDALQADIDQLEAEKAELKQRLNSQSKRTIEGLRGPPPSGIATLVSGIAGEEQQRGGAPGQAPGALPGPGLVKDSPLLLQQISAMRLHISQLQHENSILRGAQMKASLAALPPLHVAKLSLPPHEGPGGNLVAGALYRKTSQLLEKLNQLSTHTHVVDITRSSPAAKSPSAQLMEQVAQLKSLSDTIEKLKDEVLKETVTQRPGATVPTDFATFPSSAFLRAKEEQQDDTVYMGKVTFSCAAGLGQRHRLVLTQEQLHQLHSRLIS; encoded by the exons ATGGCCCAGAGCAAGAGGCACATGTCCAGTCGG ACGCCGAGTGGCAGCAGGATGAGTACGGAGGCAAGCGCCCGGCCCCTGCGGGTTGGCTCCCGCGTGGAGGTGATTGGGAAGGGCCACCGAGGCACTGTGGCCTATGTTGGAGCCACACTCTTTGCCACTGGCAAATGGGTGGGCGTGATCCTGGATGAAGCAAAAGGCAAAAATGATGGCACTGTCCAGGGAAGGAAGTATTTCACATGTGATGAAGGCCACGGCATCTTTGTACGCCAGTCCCAG ATCCAAGTATTTGAAGATGGAGCAGATACTACTTCCCCGGagactcctgattcttctgcgTCAAAGGTCCTCAAGAGAG AGGGAGCTGATGCAGCTGCAAAGACCAGCAAACTG GCACCGACAGCCCGAAAG ACCACAACTCGACGGCCCAAG CCTACTCGCCCAGCCAGCACTGGGGTGGCTGGGCCCAGTAGCTCCCTTGGCCCCTCTGGCTCAGCATCAGCCGGGGAACTGAGCAGCAGTGAGCCCAGCACCCCAGCTCAGACTCCACTGGCAGCACCCATCATCCCCACACCGGCCCTCACCTCTCCTGGAGCAGCAcccccacttccttctccctctaAG gaagaggaagggctGAGGGCTCAGGTACGGGACCTGGAGGAGAAGCTGGAGACCCTGCGCCTAAAACGCTCAGAAGACAAAGCAAAGCTGAAAGAGCTGGAGAAGCACAAGATCCAGCTGGAGCAGGTGCAGGAATGGAAGAGCAAAATGCAGGAGCAGCAGGCAGACCTGCAGCGGCGCCTCAAGGAGGCTCGGAAG GAAGCCAAGGAGGCACTAGAGGCAAAGGAACGCTACATGGAGGAGATGGCCGACACAGCCGACGCTATCGAGATGGCCACTCTGGACAAGGAGATGGCCGAAGAGCGTGCTGAGTCTCTGCAGCAAGAGGTGGAGGCACTGAAGGAAAGGGTAGACGAGCTCACCACGGACCTGGAGATTCTCAAGGCTGAAATCGAAGAGAAAG GCTCCGATGGAGCTGCATCAAGCTACCAGCTCAAGCAGCTGGAGGAGCAGAATGCCCGCCTGAAGGACGCCCTGGTGAG GATGCGAGACCTCTCTTCTTCAGAGAAGCAGGAACACGTGAAGCTGCAGAAACTCATGGAAAAGAAGAACCAGGAGCTGGAGGTTGTGCGGCAGCAGCGCGAGCGtcttcaggaggagctgagccaGGCAGAGAGTACCATCGATGAGCTCAAAGAGCAG GTGGACGCCGCTCTGGGAGCCGAGGAGATGGTGGAGATGCTGACCGACCGGAACCTGAATCTAGAGGAGAAAGTGCGGGAGTTACGGGAGACTGTGGGGGACTTG GAAGCCATGAATGAGATGAACGATGAGCTGCAGGAGAACGCACGGGAGACGGAGCTGGAGCTCCGAGAGCAGCTGGACATGGCGGGCGCCCGAGTGAGGGAAGCGCAGAAGCGAGTGGAAGCCGCCCAGGAGACAGTTGCCGACTACCAGCAGACCATCAAGAAGTACCGCCAGTTGACTGCCCACCTACAG GATGTCAACCGGGAGCTGACAAACCAGCAGGAAGCGTCTGTAGAGAggcagcagcagccgccgccaGAGACTTTTGATTTCAAAATCAAGTTTGCTGAGACCAAGGCTCATGCCAAG GCCATTGAGATGGAGTTGAGACAGATGGAAGTTGCCCAGGCCAACCGGCACATGTCCCTGCTGACAGCCTTTATGCCTGACAGCTTCCTTCGGCCAGGTGGAGACCACGACTGTGTCCTGGTGCTGCTGCTCATGCCCCGACTTATTTGCAAG GCAGAGCTCATTCGGAAACAGGCCCAGGAGAAATTTGACCTGAGCGAGAACTGTTCGGAGCGGCCTGGGCTTCGGGGAGCTGCCGGGGAGCAGCTGAGCTTTGCTGCTGGGCTGGTGTACTCGCTGAGTCTGCTGCAGGCCACGCTGCACCGCTATGAGCA TGCCCTCTCTCAGTGCAGTGTGGACGTGTATAAGAAGGTCGGCAGCCTGTACCCCGAGATGAGCGCCCATGAGCGCTCCTTAGATTTCCTCATTGAGCTGCTGCACAAGGACCAGCTGGATGAGACTGTCAACGTGGAGCCCCTCACCAAGGCCATCAAGTACTACCAG CATCTGTACAGCATCCACCTCGCTGAACAACCCGAGGACTCCACCATGCAGCTGGCTGACCACATCAAG TTCACCCAGAGTGCCCTGGACTGCATGGGCGTGGAGGTGGGGCGGCTGCGTGCCTTCTTGCAG GGTGGACAGGAGGCCACAGATATTGCCCTTCTTCTCCGAGACCTGGAAACATCATGCAGTGACATCCGTCAGTTCTGCAAGAAGATCCGAAGGCGGATGCCGGGGACTGATGCTCCTGGGATCCCAGCAGCGCTGGCCTTTGGCTCACAG GTATCCGACACACTCCTCGACTGCAGGAAGCACTTGACATGGGTGGTAGCTGTTCTGCAGGAGGTGGCAGCTGCAGCCGCCCAGCTTATTGCCCCCTTGGCAGAGAATGAGGGGCTGCCCGTGGCTGCACTGGAGGAGCTGGCCTTCAAAGCAAGCGAGCAG ATCTACGGGAGCCCCTCCAGCAGCCCCTATGAGTGTCTACGCCAGTCATGCACCATCCTCATCAGCACGATGAACAAGCTGGCCACAGCCATGCAAGAAGGCGAGTATGACGCAGAGCGACCCCCGAGCAAG CCTCCTCCAGTTGAACTTCGGGCTGCAGCCCTGCGTGCAGAGATCACAGATGCTGAAGGTCTGGGTTTGAAACTTGAGGATCGAGAGACAGTTATCAAGGAGTTAAAGAAGTCACTCAAGATTAAG GGAGAGGAGCTGAGTGAGGCCAACGTGCGGCTCAGCCTCCTGGAGAAGAAGTTGGACAGCGCTGCCAAGGATGCAGACGAGCGAATCGAGAAAGTTCAGACACGGCTGGAGGAGACTCAGACCCTGCTGCGGAAGAAGGAGAA AGACTTTGAGGAGACAATGGACGCGCTCCAGGCTGACATCGACCAGctggaggcagagaaggcagagctcAAGCAGCGCCTGAACAGCCAGTCCAAGCGCACAATTGAGGGGCTCCGGGGCCCCCCTCCGTCAGGCATTGCTACCCTGGTCTCTGGCATCGCTGGTG AGGAACAACAGCGAG GGGGCGCTCCTGGACAGGCTCCGGGCGCCTTGCCAGGCCCGGGGCTGGTGAAGGACTCCCCACTGCTGCTTCAGCAGATCTCTGCTATGAGGCTACACATCTCTCAGCTCCAGCATGAGAACAGCATCCTCAGA GGAGCCCAGATGAAGGCGTCCTTGGCAGCTCTGCCCCCTCTGCATGTTGCAAAGCTTTCCCTCCCACCCCATGAGGGCCCCGGTGGTAACCTAGTGGCTGGGGCACTGTACCGCAAGACCAGCCAGCTCCTGGAGAAACTAAACCAGCTGAGTACCCACACCCACGTGGTGGATATCACTCGGAGCAGCCCAG CTGCCAAGAGCCCGTCAGCTCAGCTTATGGAACAAGTGGCCCAGCTCAAGTCCCTGAGTGACACCATTGAGAAGCTCAAG gatGAGGTCCTCAAGGAGACAGTGACTCAGCGCCCTGGAGCCACTGTGCCCACCGACTTTGCCACTTTCCCTTCATCTGCCTTCCTCAGG GCCAAGGAAGAGCAGCAAGATGACACAGTCTACATGGGCAAAGTGACCTTTTCATGCGCGGCAGGCCTAGGACAGCGACACCGCCTGGTGCTGACCCAGGAGCAGCTGCACCAACTTCACAGTCGCCTCATCTCCTAA
- the Dctn1 gene encoding dynactin subunit 1 isoform X4: MAQSKRHMSSRTPSGSRMSTEASARPLRVGSRVEVIGKGHRGTVAYVGATLFATGKWVGVILDEAKGKNDGTVQGRKYFTCDEGHGIFVRQSQIQVFEDGADTTSPETPDSSASKVLKREGADAAAKTSKLTTTRRPKPTRPASTGVAGPSSSLGPSGSASAGELSSSEPSTPAQTPLAAPIIPTPALTSPGAAPPLPSPSKEEEGLRAQVRDLEEKLETLRLKRSEDKAKLKELEKHKIQLEQVQEWKSKMQEQQADLQRRLKEARKEAKEALEAKERYMEEMADTADAIEMATLDKEMAEERAESLQQEVEALKERVDELTTDLEILKAEIEEKGSDGAASSYQLKQLEEQNARLKDALVRMRDLSSSEKQEHVKLQKLMEKKNQELEVVRQQRERLQEELSQAESTIDELKEQVDAALGAEEMVEMLTDRNLNLEEKVRELRETVGDLEAMNEMNDELQENARETELELREQLDMAGARVREAQKRVEAAQETVADYQQTIKKYRQLTAHLQDVNRELTNQQEASVERQQQPPPETFDFKIKFAETKAHAKAIEMELRQMEVAQANRHMSLLTAFMPDSFLRPGGDHDCVLVLLLMPRLICKAELIRKQAQEKFDLSENCSERPGLRGAAGEQLSFAAGLVYSLSLLQATLHRYEHALSQCSVDVYKKVGSLYPEMSAHERSLDFLIELLHKDQLDETVNVEPLTKAIKYYQHLYSIHLAEQPEDSTMQLADHIKFTQSALDCMGVEVGRLRAFLQGGQEATDIALLLRDLETSCSDIRQFCKKIRRRMPGTDAPGIPAALAFGSQVSDTLLDCRKHLTWVVAVLQEVAAAAAQLIAPLAENEGLPVAALEELAFKASEQIYGSPSSSPYECLRQSCTILISTMNKLATAMQEGEYDAERPPSKPPPVELRAAALRAEITDAEGLGLKLEDRETVIKELKKSLKIKGEELSEANVRLSLLEKKLDSAAKDADERIEKVQTRLEETQTLLRKKEKDFEETMDALQADIDQLEAEKAELKQRLNSQSKRTIEGLRGPPPSGIATLVSGIAGEEQQRGGAPGQAPGALPGPGLVKDSPLLLQQISAMRLHISQLQHENSILRGAQMKASLAALPPLHVAKLSLPPHEGPGGNLVAGALYRKTSQLLEKLNQLSTHTHVVDITRSSPAAKSPSAQLMEQVAQLKSLSDTIEKLKDEVLKETVTQRPGATVPTDFATFPSSAFLRAKEEQQDDTVYMGKVTFSCAAGLGQRHRLVLTQEQLHQLHSRLIS; the protein is encoded by the exons ATGGCCCAGAGCAAGAGGCACATGTCCAGTCGG ACGCCGAGTGGCAGCAGGATGAGTACGGAGGCAAGCGCCCGGCCCCTGCGGGTTGGCTCCCGCGTGGAGGTGATTGGGAAGGGCCACCGAGGCACTGTGGCCTATGTTGGAGCCACACTCTTTGCCACTGGCAAATGGGTGGGCGTGATCCTGGATGAAGCAAAAGGCAAAAATGATGGCACTGTCCAGGGAAGGAAGTATTTCACATGTGATGAAGGCCACGGCATCTTTGTACGCCAGTCCCAG ATCCAAGTATTTGAAGATGGAGCAGATACTACTTCCCCGGagactcctgattcttctgcgTCAAAGGTCCTCAAGAGAG AGGGAGCTGATGCAGCTGCAAAGACCAGCAAACTG ACCACAACTCGACGGCCCAAG CCTACTCGCCCAGCCAGCACTGGGGTGGCTGGGCCCAGTAGCTCCCTTGGCCCCTCTGGCTCAGCATCAGCCGGGGAACTGAGCAGCAGTGAGCCCAGCACCCCAGCTCAGACTCCACTGGCAGCACCCATCATCCCCACACCGGCCCTCACCTCTCCTGGAGCAGCAcccccacttccttctccctctaAG gaagaggaagggctGAGGGCTCAGGTACGGGACCTGGAGGAGAAGCTGGAGACCCTGCGCCTAAAACGCTCAGAAGACAAAGCAAAGCTGAAAGAGCTGGAGAAGCACAAGATCCAGCTGGAGCAGGTGCAGGAATGGAAGAGCAAAATGCAGGAGCAGCAGGCAGACCTGCAGCGGCGCCTCAAGGAGGCTCGGAAG GAAGCCAAGGAGGCACTAGAGGCAAAGGAACGCTACATGGAGGAGATGGCCGACACAGCCGACGCTATCGAGATGGCCACTCTGGACAAGGAGATGGCCGAAGAGCGTGCTGAGTCTCTGCAGCAAGAGGTGGAGGCACTGAAGGAAAGGGTAGACGAGCTCACCACGGACCTGGAGATTCTCAAGGCTGAAATCGAAGAGAAAG GCTCCGATGGAGCTGCATCAAGCTACCAGCTCAAGCAGCTGGAGGAGCAGAATGCCCGCCTGAAGGACGCCCTGGTGAG GATGCGAGACCTCTCTTCTTCAGAGAAGCAGGAACACGTGAAGCTGCAGAAACTCATGGAAAAGAAGAACCAGGAGCTGGAGGTTGTGCGGCAGCAGCGCGAGCGtcttcaggaggagctgagccaGGCAGAGAGTACCATCGATGAGCTCAAAGAGCAG GTGGACGCCGCTCTGGGAGCCGAGGAGATGGTGGAGATGCTGACCGACCGGAACCTGAATCTAGAGGAGAAAGTGCGGGAGTTACGGGAGACTGTGGGGGACTTG GAAGCCATGAATGAGATGAACGATGAGCTGCAGGAGAACGCACGGGAGACGGAGCTGGAGCTCCGAGAGCAGCTGGACATGGCGGGCGCCCGAGTGAGGGAAGCGCAGAAGCGAGTGGAAGCCGCCCAGGAGACAGTTGCCGACTACCAGCAGACCATCAAGAAGTACCGCCAGTTGACTGCCCACCTACAG GATGTCAACCGGGAGCTGACAAACCAGCAGGAAGCGTCTGTAGAGAggcagcagcagccgccgccaGAGACTTTTGATTTCAAAATCAAGTTTGCTGAGACCAAGGCTCATGCCAAG GCCATTGAGATGGAGTTGAGACAGATGGAAGTTGCCCAGGCCAACCGGCACATGTCCCTGCTGACAGCCTTTATGCCTGACAGCTTCCTTCGGCCAGGTGGAGACCACGACTGTGTCCTGGTGCTGCTGCTCATGCCCCGACTTATTTGCAAG GCAGAGCTCATTCGGAAACAGGCCCAGGAGAAATTTGACCTGAGCGAGAACTGTTCGGAGCGGCCTGGGCTTCGGGGAGCTGCCGGGGAGCAGCTGAGCTTTGCTGCTGGGCTGGTGTACTCGCTGAGTCTGCTGCAGGCCACGCTGCACCGCTATGAGCA TGCCCTCTCTCAGTGCAGTGTGGACGTGTATAAGAAGGTCGGCAGCCTGTACCCCGAGATGAGCGCCCATGAGCGCTCCTTAGATTTCCTCATTGAGCTGCTGCACAAGGACCAGCTGGATGAGACTGTCAACGTGGAGCCCCTCACCAAGGCCATCAAGTACTACCAG CATCTGTACAGCATCCACCTCGCTGAACAACCCGAGGACTCCACCATGCAGCTGGCTGACCACATCAAG TTCACCCAGAGTGCCCTGGACTGCATGGGCGTGGAGGTGGGGCGGCTGCGTGCCTTCTTGCAG GGTGGACAGGAGGCCACAGATATTGCCCTTCTTCTCCGAGACCTGGAAACATCATGCAGTGACATCCGTCAGTTCTGCAAGAAGATCCGAAGGCGGATGCCGGGGACTGATGCTCCTGGGATCCCAGCAGCGCTGGCCTTTGGCTCACAG GTATCCGACACACTCCTCGACTGCAGGAAGCACTTGACATGGGTGGTAGCTGTTCTGCAGGAGGTGGCAGCTGCAGCCGCCCAGCTTATTGCCCCCTTGGCAGAGAATGAGGGGCTGCCCGTGGCTGCACTGGAGGAGCTGGCCTTCAAAGCAAGCGAGCAG ATCTACGGGAGCCCCTCCAGCAGCCCCTATGAGTGTCTACGCCAGTCATGCACCATCCTCATCAGCACGATGAACAAGCTGGCCACAGCCATGCAAGAAGGCGAGTATGACGCAGAGCGACCCCCGAGCAAG CCTCCTCCAGTTGAACTTCGGGCTGCAGCCCTGCGTGCAGAGATCACAGATGCTGAAGGTCTGGGTTTGAAACTTGAGGATCGAGAGACAGTTATCAAGGAGTTAAAGAAGTCACTCAAGATTAAG GGAGAGGAGCTGAGTGAGGCCAACGTGCGGCTCAGCCTCCTGGAGAAGAAGTTGGACAGCGCTGCCAAGGATGCAGACGAGCGAATCGAGAAAGTTCAGACACGGCTGGAGGAGACTCAGACCCTGCTGCGGAAGAAGGAGAA AGACTTTGAGGAGACAATGGACGCGCTCCAGGCTGACATCGACCAGctggaggcagagaaggcagagctcAAGCAGCGCCTGAACAGCCAGTCCAAGCGCACAATTGAGGGGCTCCGGGGCCCCCCTCCGTCAGGCATTGCTACCCTGGTCTCTGGCATCGCTGGTG AGGAACAACAGCGAG GGGGCGCTCCTGGACAGGCTCCGGGCGCCTTGCCAGGCCCGGGGCTGGTGAAGGACTCCCCACTGCTGCTTCAGCAGATCTCTGCTATGAGGCTACACATCTCTCAGCTCCAGCATGAGAACAGCATCCTCAGA GGAGCCCAGATGAAGGCGTCCTTGGCAGCTCTGCCCCCTCTGCATGTTGCAAAGCTTTCCCTCCCACCCCATGAGGGCCCCGGTGGTAACCTAGTGGCTGGGGCACTGTACCGCAAGACCAGCCAGCTCCTGGAGAAACTAAACCAGCTGAGTACCCACACCCACGTGGTGGATATCACTCGGAGCAGCCCAG CTGCCAAGAGCCCGTCAGCTCAGCTTATGGAACAAGTGGCCCAGCTCAAGTCCCTGAGTGACACCATTGAGAAGCTCAAG gatGAGGTCCTCAAGGAGACAGTGACTCAGCGCCCTGGAGCCACTGTGCCCACCGACTTTGCCACTTTCCCTTCATCTGCCTTCCTCAGG GCCAAGGAAGAGCAGCAAGATGACACAGTCTACATGGGCAAAGTGACCTTTTCATGCGCGGCAGGCCTAGGACAGCGACACCGCCTGGTGCTGACCCAGGAGCAGCTGCACCAACTTCACAGTCGCCTCATCTCCTAA